Proteins co-encoded in one Trueperella abortisuis genomic window:
- the holA gene encoding DNA polymerase III subunit delta codes for MAVTLAPIVLITSGEPVLGDRAVASLRRQLRAADPNTDIVEIDASQYVSGQLEAMLTPSLFGEPRAIFVANLEQVNAPFQEELIAYARAPEPDSVLVLRHNGGQRGKKVLDALKGKVPTYSFDKVKYPNDKAKIVVQDVREAGRKMTADAVDAIVAALGSDLRELLSAVSQLMSDVEGTITEDDVHTYFAGRVEATAFNVADAVVAGRAGKAVELSRHAIATGNSPVAIVGAIATKLRAMAQVLGVRSAKGRPTPKMNNWQASRAKQDLRGWSGQRLAEAIQAIATADAEVKGLSRDPEYALERAIVTICALRS; via the coding sequence ATGGCAGTCACACTCGCACCCATCGTGCTCATCACCTCCGGCGAGCCCGTGCTCGGCGACCGCGCAGTCGCCTCCCTTCGCCGCCAGCTACGGGCGGCGGACCCGAACACGGATATCGTGGAGATCGACGCCTCGCAGTACGTCAGCGGCCAGCTCGAGGCGATGCTCACACCCTCGCTGTTTGGGGAACCGCGCGCGATTTTCGTGGCGAACCTCGAACAGGTCAATGCGCCCTTCCAAGAGGAGCTTATTGCCTACGCCCGGGCACCTGAGCCGGACTCGGTGCTCGTACTGCGTCACAACGGCGGCCAGCGCGGCAAGAAGGTGCTTGACGCGCTCAAGGGAAAGGTTCCCACCTACTCCTTCGACAAGGTCAAATACCCCAACGACAAGGCGAAGATCGTGGTCCAGGACGTGCGGGAGGCAGGCCGAAAGATGACTGCCGACGCGGTGGACGCCATCGTCGCCGCACTCGGCTCCGACCTGCGTGAACTACTGTCCGCCGTCAGCCAGCTCATGAGCGACGTCGAAGGCACAATCACCGAAGACGACGTCCACACCTACTTCGCTGGCCGGGTGGAGGCCACGGCCTTCAACGTCGCCGACGCCGTCGTGGCTGGCCGCGCTGGCAAGGCCGTGGAGCTCTCCCGGCACGCGATCGCCACCGGTAACTCGCCCGTCGCCATCGTCGGCGCGATCGCGACGAAGCTACGAGCGATGGCGCAGGTGCTTGGGGTGCGCTCGGCCAAAGGCCGGCCCACACCCAAGATGAACAACTGGCAGGCCAGCCGCGCCAAACAGGATCTGCGCGGATGGTCCGGCCAGCGTCTAGCGGAGGCAATCCAGGCGATCGCCACGGCGGATGCCGAGGTCAAGGGGCTCTCACGGGATCCGGAGTATGCTCTCGAGCGGGCCATCGTCACCATCTGCGCCCTGCGCAGCTGA
- a CDS encoding ComEC/Rec2 family competence protein produces MQDFRLLVPAGVVWAMAILAPDYLVLGLAALLVTLAGTLRRNWFATIVGVALIAASMCGTADALVRESDAVRRVIGEDVQVSGTIERHPKASGGRYGVMARIETVARWEPGKPSGPTMSSQAILYLRWEGERLERGTRFVARGRMSADGLEAASIEVLSTPATGRLRSLLREAVADRPWHAQLIPGVVVGDDTGLPQHVSEQMRVLSLSHLTAVSGAHVSLAIAVVLGAVGRRRPLMAGMLALVSLAGLVELVGPEASVLRAGYMGVLMCVAIALRRRSNALPLLSATIIGVSLLDLELARSLGFQLSALATLAIIVFSYPLQRRLAEHLPGPIADVVSISLIAAIATAPPLLAIQERASMWGILANALVAPVVAPLTIGGMVGALLLPVAPWLAAPILRACEACTWWMAKVTSLLIALPGSSLPTFAVLAANLVFLIALLLGLAFGGVRVILGAAAVLAFAAIVSGLVPQRGAGDWEAIQCDVGQGSAFLGRTQAGVVLVDVGPEGANIPACLQLAGVTRIDLLIISHFDADHVRGLKDVLDAAEVGEVWYSSNLYHVYNSSWALDLLDRRGIEHRPVGYGQSAGGIRVVGPRSVIGTDDSTNADSLVVEMTTPSHRILILADAPGERQLALRSEVEDIDVVVAGHHGARDQSRELAEQVRAAVTIFSVGKDNTYGHPTREALQIWHAPIQVRTDLCGPIVLRAAEVASGCRMDVE; encoded by the coding sequence ATGCAAGACTTCCGCTTGCTCGTGCCCGCGGGGGTGGTGTGGGCGATGGCGATCCTCGCGCCCGACTACCTTGTCCTCGGACTTGCCGCCCTCCTCGTCACGCTGGCCGGCACGCTGCGCAGGAACTGGTTCGCCACAATCGTCGGGGTAGCGCTGATCGCCGCCTCGATGTGTGGCACAGCGGACGCGCTGGTGCGCGAGTCCGACGCCGTCAGGCGCGTGATAGGCGAGGATGTTCAGGTCAGCGGAACGATCGAGCGTCATCCGAAGGCCTCCGGCGGGCGTTACGGCGTCATGGCGCGGATCGAGACGGTCGCGAGGTGGGAACCGGGGAAGCCGAGCGGGCCTACAATGAGCTCGCAGGCCATCCTCTACCTGCGTTGGGAGGGCGAGCGCCTTGAGCGCGGTACCCGTTTTGTGGCGCGTGGCAGGATGTCGGCAGACGGGCTCGAGGCCGCCTCCATCGAGGTCCTCTCCACGCCCGCCACCGGGCGCTTGCGATCCCTCCTCCGTGAGGCCGTCGCGGATCGGCCCTGGCACGCCCAGCTGATCCCCGGCGTCGTGGTCGGGGACGACACCGGCCTGCCTCAGCACGTGAGCGAGCAGATGCGGGTGCTCAGCCTTTCCCACCTGACGGCGGTTTCTGGCGCCCACGTCTCCCTGGCGATCGCGGTGGTGCTTGGCGCGGTCGGGCGGCGTCGTCCTCTTATGGCCGGCATGCTTGCTCTGGTGAGCCTGGCGGGGCTGGTGGAGCTGGTTGGCCCGGAGGCTTCCGTGCTGCGGGCGGGATACATGGGCGTGCTCATGTGCGTCGCGATAGCGCTACGTCGCCGAAGCAACGCGCTGCCGCTGCTCAGCGCGACCATCATCGGCGTCAGCCTGCTTGACCTCGAGCTTGCGCGCAGCCTCGGCTTCCAGCTTTCTGCGCTCGCCACGCTTGCGATCATCGTTTTCTCCTACCCGTTGCAACGCCGCCTCGCCGAGCACCTGCCCGGACCCATCGCCGACGTCGTCTCCATCTCTCTCATCGCCGCCATCGCCACAGCCCCACCGCTGCTGGCCATCCAGGAGCGCGCCTCGATGTGGGGGATCCTTGCCAACGCCCTGGTCGCGCCAGTTGTCGCGCCGTTGACGATCGGCGGCATGGTGGGCGCGCTCCTTCTGCCCGTGGCTCCGTGGCTGGCCGCGCCGATCCTGCGCGCATGCGAGGCGTGCACGTGGTGGATGGCGAAGGTGACCTCCCTGCTCATCGCTCTGCCCGGCTCAAGCCTGCCCACCTTCGCGGTGCTCGCCGCCAACCTCGTCTTCCTCATCGCGCTGCTGTTGGGCCTGGCATTCGGGGGAGTGCGGGTCATCCTTGGTGCGGCTGCCGTCCTCGCCTTCGCCGCCATCGTCTCCGGGCTGGTCCCGCAGCGCGGGGCGGGGGACTGGGAAGCAATCCAGTGCGACGTGGGGCAGGGCTCGGCCTTTCTCGGTCGTACGCAGGCCGGGGTGGTGCTGGTCGACGTCGGGCCCGAGGGCGCGAACATCCCTGCTTGCCTCCAGCTCGCCGGGGTAACCCGCATCGATCTGCTCATCATCAGCCACTTCGACGCCGACCACGTGCGCGGGCTCAAGGACGTGCTCGACGCGGCGGAGGTGGGCGAGGTGTGGTACTCGTCCAACCTGTACCACGTTTACAACTCTTCCTGGGCGCTCGATTTGCTGGATCGGCGGGGGATCGAGCACCGGCCGGTCGGCTACGGCCAGAGCGCGGGTGGGATCAGGGTGGTCGGCCCGCGCTCGGTTATCGGCACCGACGATTCGACGAACGCGGACTCCCTGGTGGTGGAGATGACAACGCCATCCCACCGCATCCTCATCCTCGCTGACGCACCAGGTGAACGCCAGCTGGCCCTACGCTCAGAGGTGGAAGATATCGACGTCGTCGTCGCCGGCCATCACGGGGCGCGCGACCAAAGCCGAGAGCTGGCCGAACAGGTGAGAGCGGCGGTGACGATCTTCTCGGTGGGCAAGGACAACACGTACGGCCACCCCACGCGCGAGGCCCTCCAGATTTGGCACGCCCCAATCCAGGTGCGCACCGACCTGTGCGGGCCGATCGTATTGCGTGCCGCGGAGGTCGCCTCAGGATGTCGGATGGACGTGGAATAA
- a CDS encoding helix-hairpin-helix domain-containing protein, producing the protein MTTLPPRRPTSRQSRETDWGRVEGFARTAMRVGAGDDVGALTSHAKKRRFVLDGNSLRLAAVLLLVLALSGVIGALSGRSTEVAAIAPVSETSAPRLEAGGRSTDGEAESGNGDGAGGQPGADSASAATPSGPSDSPGANPEAIVVHVSGQVSAPGVVTLPAPARVTDAVQAAGGPTDEADLARINLAEPISDGVHIHVPALGEAFDVTDAGAGAGAGAGATTGGDDGKVNINTADQAGLEAIPGVGPVTAQAIIDWRTENGAFTSIDQLVEVRGIGPKTFERLREHVRV; encoded by the coding sequence ATGACCACACTGCCTCCCCGCCGCCCCACCTCCCGCCAGTCGCGCGAAACCGACTGGGGGAGGGTGGAAGGCTTTGCCCGCACCGCGATGCGCGTCGGCGCCGGCGACGACGTCGGGGCACTGACCAGCCACGCCAAGAAGCGCCGCTTTGTCCTTGACGGGAACTCGCTACGACTCGCCGCGGTCTTATTGCTTGTCCTCGCGCTGTCGGGGGTGATCGGCGCGCTTAGCGGACGCTCGACCGAGGTGGCCGCGATTGCGCCGGTAAGCGAGACGAGCGCCCCTCGCCTCGAGGCAGGCGGGCGTTCCACGGACGGGGAAGCGGAGTCGGGCAATGGAGACGGCGCGGGCGGTCAGCCCGGCGCCGATTCCGCGAGCGCCGCCACGCCCTCCGGGCCTTCCGACTCGCCGGGCGCGAACCCGGAGGCGATCGTCGTACACGTGTCGGGGCAGGTCAGCGCGCCTGGGGTCGTCACCTTGCCCGCCCCCGCGCGCGTGACGGACGCGGTCCAGGCCGCCGGCGGACCCACCGATGAGGCGGACCTGGCACGCATCAACCTTGCCGAGCCGATCAGTGACGGCGTACATATCCATGTGCCAGCGCTCGGGGAAGCCTTCGACGTCACCGATGCGGGAGCCGGTGCAGGAGCCGGTGCAGGAGCCACGACGGGCGGGGACGATGGGAAGGTCAATATCAACACCGCCGACCAGGCGGGGCTGGAGGCAATTCCGGGGGTGGGGCCGGTCACCGCGCAGGCCATCATCGACTGGCGCACGGAAAACGGCGCTTTCACCTCCATCGACCAGCTGGTCGAGGTCCGCGGCATCGGCCCGAAGACCTTCGAGCGGCTTCGCGAGCACGTGCGCGTCTGA
- a CDS encoding helicase HerA-like domain-containing protein: protein MNDEILRLQAEALEAEAQAAAAKAAAAKARLEAALAAQTTDHSTTTPPEATTAAQPAEGGQGAAAPTAKTEPATAQTEPAASDYEQTVRAGYAFEGPTMTVGTYMEDGEPRPATRVSLPLGMLNRHGLIAGATGTGKTRTLQLFAEGLSANGVPCFVTDIKGDLTGLLQPGPASEKLSARTAEQGQDWAAASFPTELYTLGGEGNGTPIRTTISDFGPILLARVLGLNETQESALSLIFHWADTNQLALIDISDLRAVISYLTSESGKEELKSIGGLAPATAGVILRNVAELEAQGGAMFFGEPAFSVAEFMKTDDGRGVISALELPDVQSRPELFSTFLMWLLAELFQELPEVGDPDKPKLVFFFDEAHLLFDGASKEFSRQVVQTVRLIRSKGVGVIFITQTPKDIPADVLAQLGSKVQHALRAHTPAEAKKLRETVATFPTSPLDLEQILPSLGTGEAIVTILDKKGRPSPVAPVRIWAPAAVMGPASAQAIDDALRNSPTLARYKDPIDPESAFELLEKRMAAEAAARDEAERQAKAAQEAAKLEAERKKELDRQARELEKQVERERREAQKEAERRRRDAEAEEQRRVRRREATVDQVVRAAGRTLTREITRAIFGTRRR from the coding sequence ATGAACGATGAGATCCTCCGTTTGCAGGCCGAGGCGCTCGAGGCCGAGGCGCAGGCCGCCGCGGCAAAAGCGGCCGCGGCCAAGGCCCGTCTCGAGGCGGCCCTCGCCGCCCAGACCACCGACCACTCCACGACGACGCCACCCGAGGCCACCACCGCCGCCCAGCCCGCCGAGGGCGGTCAAGGCGCCGCGGCTCCCACCGCCAAAACCGAGCCCGCCACCGCGCAGACCGAACCCGCGGCCTCCGACTACGAGCAGACCGTCAGGGCAGGCTACGCCTTCGAGGGCCCGACGATGACGGTGGGCACCTACATGGAAGATGGCGAGCCGCGCCCCGCAACCCGGGTCAGCTTGCCGCTGGGGATGCTCAACCGCCACGGCCTCATCGCGGGCGCCACCGGCACCGGCAAGACCCGCACGCTCCAGCTTTTTGCCGAGGGCCTGTCGGCCAACGGCGTTCCCTGCTTCGTCACCGACATCAAGGGCGACCTCACCGGCCTACTCCAGCCCGGCCCGGCGTCTGAGAAGCTGAGCGCACGCACGGCCGAGCAGGGCCAGGACTGGGCGGCGGCCTCGTTCCCCACCGAGCTGTACACGCTGGGCGGAGAGGGGAACGGCACCCCCATCCGCACCACCATCTCCGACTTCGGCCCGATCCTACTGGCGAGGGTTCTGGGCCTAAACGAAACCCAGGAATCGGCGCTCTCCCTCATCTTCCACTGGGCGGACACGAACCAGCTCGCCCTCATCGACATCAGTGACCTTCGTGCCGTCATCTCCTACCTCACCTCGGAGTCTGGTAAAGAGGAGCTTAAGTCAATCGGAGGCCTTGCGCCGGCCACCGCGGGCGTCATCTTGCGTAACGTGGCCGAGCTGGAGGCCCAGGGAGGGGCCATGTTCTTCGGCGAGCCGGCCTTCAGCGTCGCCGAGTTCATGAAAACCGACGACGGCCGCGGCGTCATCTCAGCCCTCGAGTTGCCCGACGTCCAGTCCCGGCCCGAATTGTTCTCCACCTTCCTCATGTGGCTCCTCGCCGAGCTCTTCCAGGAGTTGCCCGAGGTGGGCGACCCGGACAAGCCCAAGCTCGTCTTCTTCTTCGACGAGGCTCACCTCCTCTTTGACGGCGCGTCGAAGGAGTTCTCGCGTCAGGTGGTTCAGACGGTGCGCCTCATCCGCTCCAAGGGCGTGGGCGTCATCTTCATCACCCAGACTCCGAAGGACATCCCGGCCGACGTGCTCGCCCAGCTCGGCTCGAAGGTCCAGCACGCCCTGCGCGCCCACACGCCCGCCGAAGCGAAGAAGCTACGCGAGACGGTGGCGACCTTCCCCACCTCCCCGCTCGACCTAGAGCAGATCCTGCCCAGCCTCGGCACGGGCGAGGCGATCGTGACCATCCTCGACAAGAAGGGCCGCCCCAGCCCCGTCGCCCCGGTGCGGATTTGGGCGCCGGCCGCCGTCATGGGTCCTGCCTCCGCGCAGGCTATCGACGACGCGCTGCGCAACTCTCCCACGCTCGCCCGGTACAAGGACCCCATCGACCCCGAGTCGGCCTTCGAGCTGCTGGAGAAGCGGATGGCCGCGGAAGCCGCCGCCCGCGACGAGGCCGAGCGTCAGGCCAAGGCCGCCCAGGAGGCGGCCAAACTGGAGGCCGAGCGCAAGAAGGAGCTCGACCGCCAGGCACGTGAACTGGAAAAACAGGTGGAGCGCGAGCGCCGGGAGGCGCAGAAGGAAGCCGAGCGCCGCCGCCGGGATGCCGAGGCGGAAGAACAGCGGCGCGTCAGGCGCCGGGAGGCCACCGTCGATCAGGTGGTGCGCGCCGCCGGCCGCACGCTGACCCGCGAGATCACGCGCGCGATCTTCGGCACCCGGCGGCGCTAG
- a CDS encoding aldose 1-epimerase yields MAATDIVKVDRLGHPAWEIVSPTGARAVVSERGATLLSWQPEPGLELLAAHETRQELEAGAGARAMILAPWAGPIADATYTFDGRDITVDDAVRAYSLAYLQDFHVVSAGTTLSMETVIEPCDSYPWKCQVSVHFSLDSGADGAEHLSITLEAKNLSAAPAPITVGWHPYFVLPGMESVSNLGLSIPARTKILTDRRGVPLPGESAYGGVNTPVAIGYLGSRSLDDYYRGLVPDNYGVVCTRVVSPSTNASVELTQEPGEAAVVHIDTGDGLERDPRKAIALAPMSAVADSFNRPDAVGSVRVEPGQSRQMTATLTFRR; encoded by the coding sequence ATGGCAGCTACTGACATCGTGAAGGTCGACAGGTTGGGGCATCCTGCGTGGGAGATCGTCTCGCCCACCGGCGCGCGCGCCGTCGTCTCGGAGCGGGGCGCGACCCTGTTGTCGTGGCAGCCGGAACCTGGCCTCGAGTTGCTTGCCGCCCACGAAACGCGCCAAGAGCTGGAGGCCGGCGCCGGCGCGCGGGCCATGATCCTTGCACCGTGGGCGGGCCCGATCGCCGACGCCACCTACACCTTCGACGGGCGTGACATCACGGTCGACGACGCCGTGCGGGCCTACTCGCTCGCCTACCTGCAAGACTTCCACGTGGTTTCCGCCGGCACCACCCTCTCGATGGAGACGGTGATTGAGCCGTGCGATTCCTACCCGTGGAAGTGCCAGGTCAGCGTCCACTTCTCGCTTGACTCGGGCGCCGACGGCGCGGAGCACCTTTCGATCACGCTGGAGGCAAAGAACCTCTCCGCCGCGCCGGCGCCGATCACGGTGGGCTGGCACCCCTACTTCGTCTTGCCGGGCATGGAGAGCGTATCGAACCTGGGTCTGTCTATCCCGGCGCGAACGAAGATCCTCACCGACCGCCGTGGCGTTCCGCTTCCCGGCGAGTCCGCCTATGGCGGTGTCAACACGCCGGTGGCCATCGGCTACCTAGGATCTCGCTCCCTTGATGACTACTACCGTGGCCTCGTCCCCGATAACTACGGCGTGGTATGCACCCGGGTGGTTTCCCCGTCGACCAACGCCTCGGTGGAGCTGACGCAGGAGCCCGGCGAGGCCGCTGTCGTTCATATCGACACGGGCGACGGCCTGGAGCGTGACCCTCGCAAGGCCATCGCCCTGGCTCCCATGTCGGCCGTCGCCGATTCGTTCAACCGGCCCGACGCCGTCGGCTCCGTCCGCGTCGAGCCGGGCCAGTCGCGGCAGATGACGGCGACTCTGACCTTCCGCCGTTAG
- the leuS gene encoding leucine--tRNA ligase — translation MSTPYRYTAELAGEIEKKWQDRWEREETFTAPNPVGPLAPQDGSALKEPFYLLDMFPYPSGKGLHVGHPLGYIATDTLARFARMQGKNVLYTMGYDAFGLPAEQYAVQTGQHPRVTTEANIANMRRQLRRLGMSHEARRSVATTDTDFVGWTQWIFLQIYNSWYDAEAPGRLAGTVGRARPISELVEEYERGTRATPDGRPWSELDESERRRALDSRRLAYIDYAPVNWCPGLGTVLANEEVTAEGRSERGNFPVFKRELRQWMMRITDYADRLAQDLDYVDWPEKVRLMQRNWIGKSRGAKVTFQAHTADGDLPLEVFTTRPDTLFGATFMVVSPEHPMLAGSGVPGEWPEGTKQAWTGGAGTPMGAVMDYQRQASMKSDMDRADDAREKTGVFTGIYATNPVNGKKIPIFTADYVMMGYGTGAIMAVPAHDQRDFDFAKAYELDIIPTMKPEDGFDWESAWVEDGEIIDSANEEISLNGMHKGEAVAAMSEWLQKKGLGKATVTYRLRDWLFSRQRYWGEPFPVVYDADGNAHALPESMLPVDLPDTPDYSPRSFDPDDATSNPEPPLGRLQDWVNVELDLGDGPQMYTRDTNTMPNWAGSCWYELRYLDPHNDERFVDPAVEEYWMGPREGKVAGGADLYVGGVEHAVLHLLYARFWHKVLFDLGYLSSFEPFYKLFNQGYVQAYAYTDSRGQYVPADEVEEVAGDATGEVTYLYQGQKVNREYGKMGKSLKNIVTPDEMAEQYGADTFRLYEMSMGPLDVDRPWETRAVVGSQRFLQRLWRNIVDEETGELVVTDAKPDLETAKLAARTIVGVRGDYANMRINTAIAKLIVLNNHLTSREVPRSVAEALVLMVSPVAPHVAEELWSRLGHSESLAFEAFPQVTDESLLAEDTVTAVVQVRGKVRDRLEVPADISAADLQARALASQKVAKFLDGEPRKVIVREPNLVNIVP, via the coding sequence ATGAGCACCCCGTATCGGTACACCGCCGAGCTCGCCGGCGAGATCGAGAAGAAGTGGCAGGATCGCTGGGAGCGCGAGGAGACGTTCACCGCGCCCAACCCGGTTGGCCCGCTTGCCCCGCAGGACGGATCTGCGCTCAAGGAGCCCTTCTACCTTCTGGACATGTTCCCCTACCCGTCGGGCAAGGGCCTACACGTGGGCCATCCGCTGGGTTACATCGCCACCGATACGCTCGCGCGCTTCGCCCGCATGCAGGGCAAGAACGTCCTCTACACCATGGGCTACGACGCGTTCGGCCTGCCCGCTGAGCAGTACGCCGTCCAGACAGGCCAGCACCCGCGCGTGACCACCGAGGCGAACATCGCCAACATGCGCCGCCAGCTGCGCCGGCTTGGCATGTCACACGAGGCGCGCCGCTCTGTTGCCACCACCGACACGGACTTCGTCGGTTGGACCCAGTGGATCTTCTTGCAGATCTACAACTCCTGGTACGACGCCGAGGCGCCGGGCCGCCTCGCGGGCACGGTCGGTCGCGCCCGCCCGATCTCCGAGCTCGTGGAGGAATACGAGCGTGGCACGCGCGCCACCCCGGACGGTCGCCCGTGGTCCGAGCTGGACGAAAGCGAGCGGCGTCGCGCACTGGATTCGCGCCGGCTTGCCTATATCGACTACGCGCCCGTGAACTGGTGCCCGGGCCTGGGCACGGTGCTCGCCAACGAGGAGGTCACAGCCGAGGGCCGCTCCGAGCGCGGAAACTTCCCCGTGTTCAAGCGCGAGCTGCGCCAGTGGATGATGCGCATCACCGACTACGCCGACCGCCTTGCACAGGACCTGGACTACGTGGATTGGCCGGAGAAGGTGCGCCTGATGCAGCGCAACTGGATCGGCAAGTCCCGCGGCGCGAAGGTCACCTTCCAGGCGCACACCGCCGACGGCGACCTCCCCCTCGAGGTCTTCACCACCCGCCCCGACACCCTGTTCGGTGCCACGTTCATGGTGGTCTCGCCCGAGCACCCGATGCTGGCAGGCTCGGGCGTGCCCGGCGAGTGGCCGGAGGGTACGAAGCAGGCGTGGACCGGCGGGGCCGGTACGCCGATGGGTGCGGTGATGGACTATCAGCGTCAGGCCTCCATGAAGTCGGACATGGATCGGGCCGACGACGCCCGGGAGAAGACCGGCGTCTTCACCGGCATCTACGCCACCAACCCGGTCAACGGCAAGAAGATCCCGATCTTCACGGCCGACTACGTCATGATGGGGTATGGCACCGGTGCGATCATGGCCGTGCCCGCCCACGATCAGCGCGACTTCGACTTCGCCAAGGCCTACGAGCTGGACATCATCCCCACGATGAAGCCCGAAGACGGCTTCGACTGGGAGAGCGCCTGGGTGGAGGACGGCGAGATCATCGACTCGGCTAACGAGGAGATTTCGCTCAACGGGATGCACAAGGGCGAGGCGGTGGCCGCGATGAGCGAGTGGCTTCAGAAGAAGGGCCTCGGCAAGGCCACCGTCACTTATCGGTTGCGGGACTGGCTCTTCTCCCGCCAGCGTTACTGGGGTGAGCCCTTCCCGGTGGTCTACGACGCCGACGGCAACGCCCACGCTCTGCCCGAGTCGATGTTGCCGGTTGATCTTCCGGATACCCCGGACTACTCGCCGCGCTCCTTCGACCCCGACGACGCCACCTCCAACCCCGAGCCGCCGCTCGGGCGTCTGCAGGACTGGGTGAACGTTGAGCTGGACCTGGGCGACGGCCCGCAGATGTACACGCGCGACACGAACACCATGCCGAACTGGGCTGGCTCGTGCTGGTACGAGCTGCGCTACCTCGATCCCCACAACGATGAACGTTTCGTCGACCCGGCGGTCGAGGAGTACTGGATGGGCCCACGCGAGGGTAAAGTCGCGGGCGGCGCGGACCTGTATGTGGGCGGCGTCGAACACGCCGTGCTCCACCTGCTCTACGCACGCTTTTGGCACAAGGTCCTTTTTGACCTGGGTTACCTGTCCTCCTTCGAGCCCTTCTACAAGCTGTTCAACCAGGGCTACGTTCAGGCGTATGCCTACACCGATTCGCGCGGACAGTACGTGCCGGCCGACGAGGTGGAGGAAGTGGCCGGCGACGCCACGGGCGAGGTGACCTACCTGTACCAGGGGCAGAAGGTCAACCGCGAGTACGGCAAGATGGGCAAGTCCCTGAAGAACATCGTCACGCCCGATGAGATGGCCGAACAGTACGGAGCGGACACCTTCCGCCTCTATGAGATGTCGATGGGACCCCTCGATGTGGATCGCCCGTGGGAGACCCGCGCCGTCGTCGGCTCCCAGCGCTTCCTGCAGCGACTGTGGCGCAACATCGTCGACGAGGAGACCGGCGAGCTGGTGGTGACCGACGCCAAACCGGACCTGGAGACGGCCAAGCTGGCGGCCCGCACGATCGTAGGTGTGCGCGGGGACTACGCGAACATGCGGATCAACACCGCGATCGCAAAGCTCATCGTGCTTAACAACCACCTCACGAGTCGCGAGGTGCCGCGGTCTGTGGCCGAGGCGCTGGTTCTCATGGTCTCCCCGGTTGCCCCGCACGTGGCCGAGGAACTGTGGTCGCGCCTGGGGCACTCCGAGTCCCTCGCTTTCGAGGCGTTCCCGCAGGTGACGGACGAGTCCTTGCTGGCTGAGGACACGGTCACGGCGGTGGTGCAGGTGCGCGGCAAGGTACGTGACCGCCTCGAGGTACCCGCCGACATCTCCGCCGCGGACCTTCAGGCGCGGGCGTTGGCATCGCAGAAGGTGGCGAAGTTCCTGGACGGGGAGCCGCGCAAGGTGATTGTGCGCGAACCGAACCTTGTCAACATCGTCCCGTAA
- a CDS encoding HIT family protein, whose product MSTIFSKIIAGDIPGQFVWADDVCVVMATIEPVRPGHVMVVPRAEVAKFNDVDPADFAHMMQVAQIVASAQEKAFGVPRAVVAILGFEVPHTHVHVIPAESEDAARFSDAVAAPAEEIASAMDKLRAALAEAGYAEQVEAAR is encoded by the coding sequence ATGAGCACCATCTTTTCCAAGATCATCGCCGGGGACATCCCCGGTCAGTTCGTCTGGGCCGACGACGTCTGCGTCGTCATGGCCACCATCGAGCCGGTGCGTCCCGGCCACGTCATGGTTGTCCCGCGTGCGGAGGTGGCCAAGTTTAACGACGTCGATCCGGCCGACTTCGCCCACATGATGCAGGTGGCACAGATCGTGGCGAGCGCCCAGGAGAAGGCCTTCGGTGTGCCGCGAGCCGTGGTGGCGATCCTCGGCTTCGAGGTGCCCCACACGCACGTGCACGTCATCCCCGCCGAGTCGGAAGATGCCGCGCGTTTCTCTGACGCCGTCGCGGCGCCGGCCGAGGAGATCGCCTCCGCGATGGACAAGCTTCGCGCAGCGCTGGCCGAGGCCGGCTACGCGGAGCAGGTGGAGGCAGCCCGGTAA